One genomic segment of Paenibacillus xylanexedens includes these proteins:
- a CDS encoding carbohydrate ABC transporter permease, whose protein sequence is MQTAKSMEQPNAAIQHYANTRQLTAGKIIIYLLLIGLAVLCIIPFYLMLIYSTHNNATIASTFTFLPGSFLVDNYMNMVSKINIWRGFANSIFIAGTSTVLSLYIGALTAYGFAKFKFKGRNGLFLFLLATMMVPGQLALIGVYRLFSMMGLLDSYAAIILPAAANAFNVFFIKQFMESSIPDEIIESARVDSAGEFRTFNQIVLPILGPAIAALGIFTFIGSWNNFLTPLVLFFSLDKYPLPVLVALVQGYYGMDYGLLYLGVAISILPIIIVFSVFSKQIIGSVALGAVKG, encoded by the coding sequence ATGCAAACTGCGAAATCAATGGAACAACCAAATGCAGCAATTCAACATTATGCCAACACAAGGCAACTAACGGCGGGTAAGATCATCATATATCTATTGCTGATTGGTCTAGCCGTACTCTGTATTATTCCGTTCTATCTGATGCTCATCTATTCCACACATAATAATGCAACGATTGCTTCGACCTTTACATTTCTCCCTGGATCATTCTTGGTTGATAACTATATGAACATGGTATCCAAAATCAACATATGGCGTGGGTTTGCCAACAGCATATTTATTGCCGGAACATCGACCGTATTATCTCTGTATATTGGGGCCTTAACTGCGTATGGATTTGCCAAATTTAAATTCAAAGGACGTAACGGATTGTTCCTGTTTCTGTTAGCAACCATGATGGTACCAGGTCAACTGGCTTTGATTGGCGTATATCGACTATTCAGCATGATGGGACTTCTGGATAGTTATGCCGCAATTATTTTGCCGGCTGCGGCTAACGCATTTAATGTATTTTTTATCAAACAGTTCATGGAGAGCAGCATCCCGGATGAGATTATTGAATCTGCGCGGGTGGACAGTGCCGGTGAGTTCCGGACGTTCAATCAGATTGTACTGCCTATTCTGGGGCCGGCAATCGCCGCCCTTGGCATATTCACGTTTATCGGATCATGGAATAATTTCCTGACACCGCTTGTGCTATTTTTCTCCCTGGATAAATATCCGCTTCCGGTATTGGTTGCGCTAGTGCAGGGGTACTATGGGATGGATTATGGGCTCTTGTATTTGGGAGTAGCGATCTCAATCCTGCCTATTATTATTGTATTCTCTGTATTTTCCAAACAGATTATTGGGAGTGTTGCTTTGGGTGCTGTGAAAGGATAG
- a CDS encoding spore germination protein, whose product MDTSAITQQDLPLTGHLAVDQEMLRSVFAGCSDVVFHTFQTACLTSALCVYCVGVCDTERLERQVLTPLQEMGIKAAQVPLASVKQVETTTQAVQAIFEGEALLLLDGSIGGTTYPLYLAANRSTEEPLAESTVRGARDGFTESLTMNMSLLRKRLKTPALKLHTRNMGDRTNTSISLVYMEGIIDPKLVKEVKTRLGDLKLRDVLESQYIEEGIVDQRYSPFPQMIATERPDVVVSNLLEGRFAILVDGTPFTLIAPVTIFSMLQSPEDYYQNVFMSVFVRWLRYSFFVLSMLLPSAYVAITTFHQEMIPTVLLLSIARAREEIPFPALVEALIMEIAFEALREAGVRLPKQVGSAVSIVGALIIGQAATSAGIVSAPMIIIVAITGIASFMIPRYAASIATRLLRFPMMFLAGTLGLTGVMLGVILVVIHLSSLRSFGTPYLSPVAPTMAKELKDVWWRPSPRNKPH is encoded by the coding sequence ATGGACACATCAGCGATAACACAACAGGACCTGCCATTAACCGGACATCTTGCTGTTGATCAAGAAATGTTACGCTCCGTTTTTGCGGGTTGCTCGGACGTTGTATTTCATACATTCCAAACCGCGTGTCTTACTTCAGCATTATGCGTATATTGTGTTGGTGTATGCGATACGGAACGGCTGGAACGACAGGTACTAACCCCCCTTCAGGAAATGGGGATCAAAGCTGCGCAAGTTCCACTAGCTTCTGTTAAGCAAGTTGAAACGACCACTCAGGCAGTACAGGCCATATTTGAAGGAGAAGCCCTGTTACTGCTGGACGGTTCAATAGGCGGAACTACATACCCCCTATACCTAGCTGCAAATCGTTCAACGGAAGAACCGTTAGCTGAATCGACCGTGCGTGGTGCACGGGATGGGTTCACAGAATCGTTGACCATGAATATGTCATTACTGCGCAAACGTCTCAAGACACCTGCATTGAAACTTCATACACGTAATATGGGAGATCGTACAAACACCAGTATTTCACTTGTATACATGGAGGGGATTATTGATCCCAAACTTGTTAAGGAAGTGAAGACACGACTTGGCGATTTAAAGCTCCGAGACGTACTGGAGAGTCAGTACATTGAAGAAGGCATTGTTGACCAGCGATATTCACCATTTCCACAGATGATTGCGACGGAGCGCCCGGATGTCGTTGTTTCCAACTTGCTGGAAGGTCGGTTTGCTATTCTCGTTGACGGAACGCCGTTTACCCTTATCGCACCAGTAACCATTTTTTCCATGTTACAATCTCCCGAAGATTATTATCAAAATGTGTTCATGAGTGTTTTTGTACGCTGGCTGCGATACAGTTTTTTTGTTTTATCCATGCTGCTTCCATCGGCTTATGTAGCGATTACGACGTTTCATCAGGAGATGATTCCTACCGTATTGCTTCTCAGTATTGCTCGAGCGAGAGAAGAGATCCCTTTTCCAGCCCTGGTGGAAGCACTCATTATGGAAATCGCCTTTGAAGCATTGCGTGAGGCTGGCGTCCGATTGCCCAAGCAGGTCGGATCAGCGGTCAGTATCGTGGGCGCCTTAATTATTGGGCAAGCGGCGACGAGTGCCGGAATTGTCTCAGCTCCCATGATTATCATTGTCGCGATAACCGGTATCGCTTCTTTCATGATCCCTCGCTATGCTGCCAGCATCGCGACCCGGCTACTACGTTTTCCTATGATGTTTCTTGCAGGAACGTTGGGACTCACGGGTGTCATGCTGGGAGTCATCTTGGTTGTCATTCATCTGAGCAGTCTTCGTTCATTTGGAACACCTTATCTCTCACCGGTAGCACCTACGATGGCTAAGGAACTTAAGGATGTATGGTGGCGTCCATCCCCAAGGAACAAACCACACTAG
- a CDS encoding GerAB/ArcD/ProY family transporter: protein MLTDKGKISVTQLAFMVFPAILATAILSVPGITMHYAGHDMWMTPIIGSIVGLAAIGISVGLDRLYPGKTLIQSSVLIIGRIPGKLFGLIYIAFLPHLTGLIIREYGEFIVNNALPRTPLFVVMGTMVVVCAINVRLGIEVVGRTSQVFVTLLIVLLALIFILLIDELNPAELFPFMEKGPIPIITGAAAPAAWFSEYIVLAFLLPYVNEKKRITRVMLGSLVLTTSAMTVTNLFCLFLIGDLTDTFVFPVMIAARYITIADFLQHIESLIIAVWIFGIFVKISVFLYIFATSTAEWFGLRDYKPVVGPLSFLCMVFAYWVVSGGSGIASLVSASANLYTISILLILPAMIYGIAWLKKGWAHFRKN from the coding sequence ATGTTAACTGACAAAGGGAAAATATCGGTGACTCAATTGGCATTTATGGTCTTTCCCGCCATTCTCGCGACGGCTATCTTATCTGTGCCTGGAATTACAATGCACTATGCAGGACATGACATGTGGATGACTCCAATTATAGGTTCAATCGTTGGATTGGCTGCCATTGGTATTTCAGTTGGACTTGATCGTCTGTACCCAGGAAAAACGCTCATTCAATCCAGTGTATTGATTATTGGTCGGATTCCGGGCAAGTTATTCGGCCTGATATATATCGCTTTCTTGCCCCACCTGACGGGCTTGATTATTCGGGAATACGGTGAATTCATTGTCAATAATGCACTTCCACGTACACCTTTGTTTGTTGTGATGGGTACGATGGTTGTTGTATGTGCGATTAATGTCAGACTCGGGATTGAAGTTGTTGGACGAACCTCCCAGGTGTTTGTTACCCTGTTGATTGTGCTGCTGGCTTTGATCTTCATATTGTTGATTGATGAACTGAATCCTGCGGAGCTGTTTCCTTTTATGGAGAAGGGTCCAATTCCCATTATTACGGGGGCCGCTGCACCTGCTGCATGGTTTAGTGAATATATCGTGTTGGCTTTTCTACTACCTTATGTGAATGAAAAAAAACGAATAACCCGGGTCATGCTGGGTTCCCTTGTATTGACAACAAGCGCAATGACAGTTACCAATCTGTTTTGCCTGTTTTTAATTGGTGATTTGACGGATACATTTGTCTTTCCGGTCATGATTGCAGCAAGATATATAACCATTGCGGACTTCCTGCAACATATCGAGTCTCTTATTATTGCAGTCTGGATATTTGGTATTTTCGTTAAAATTTCCGTTTTTCTATATATCTTTGCTACTTCAACAGCGGAATGGTTCGGTTTGCGGGACTACAAACCTGTAGTTGGTCCACTTTCGTTCCTGTGCATGGTATTTGCTTATTGGGTTGTGTCCGGCGGATCCGGTATTGCCAGTCTGGTTAGCGCTTCAGCTAACTTGTATACCATCAGCATTTTATTAATCCTTCCGGCTATGATCTATGGCATCGCATGGCTGAAGAAAGGGTGGGCACATTTCAGAAAGAATTGA
- a CDS encoding Ger(x)C family spore germination protein, whose product MRIYRVLLMPILCCVLLSGCWDRIEINDLAIVLATGIDYEDGKVQLTSQIFIPRKASAGDSSGTGGSPSGVTMIRTAEGSTIAEALNRLQRKVPRNMFWGHCEVIIISEQAGKRGIREYIDFFLRYPQFREHAYVFSSEKAAKDILALLDPLERSSAESLREMANLKLGTRVTALELAKSIEGPSSSAILSRMLILPPEPDQDKLTTTPYVKGLSLYKKDRYVKTVKEPLSVGVLLLGKELNNIIMPVESKPLKGSFSIRLIENKTSLKPRIVNQHWSMKVEIQTRGEVVLNTTDANLTDPAVLTKLEQEWSAKLTSLAHDALDMSQKELRSDFFKFAVEFRRYYPHQWKAQEKNWETIYPDMDVQVNVDAHVERTGKSTGPQGIPDEDES is encoded by the coding sequence TTGCGAATATATAGAGTACTACTAATGCCAATATTGTGTTGTGTGCTTTTAAGTGGATGCTGGGATCGCATCGAGATTAACGACCTGGCTATTGTGCTGGCTACTGGTATAGATTATGAAGATGGAAAAGTACAACTGACTTCACAGATTTTCATTCCTCGAAAGGCGAGTGCAGGAGATAGCAGTGGGACTGGAGGCAGTCCAAGCGGGGTTACAATGATTCGAACAGCGGAAGGAAGTACAATTGCCGAGGCATTGAATCGATTGCAACGTAAAGTTCCTCGGAATATGTTCTGGGGACACTGCGAAGTCATAATCATTAGTGAGCAAGCCGGCAAACGAGGTATTCGCGAGTATATCGATTTCTTCCTGCGTTACCCTCAGTTCAGGGAGCATGCATATGTCTTTTCAAGCGAAAAGGCTGCGAAAGATATCCTTGCGTTACTTGATCCACTGGAGCGAAGTTCTGCTGAATCGTTGCGTGAGATGGCCAATCTGAAGTTAGGTACACGTGTTACTGCGCTTGAACTGGCTAAATCTATTGAAGGTCCGAGCAGTTCCGCCATTTTGTCTCGCATGTTAATCTTACCCCCGGAGCCCGATCAGGATAAACTGACAACGACACCATATGTGAAAGGTCTGAGCTTGTATAAGAAGGATCGCTATGTCAAGACGGTCAAAGAACCACTAAGCGTAGGTGTATTACTACTCGGAAAAGAACTGAACAACATTATCATGCCTGTTGAGTCTAAGCCGTTAAAAGGTTCTTTCTCGATAAGACTCATTGAAAATAAAACCTCCTTGAAGCCGCGAATTGTGAACCAACACTGGAGTATGAAAGTCGAAATCCAAACCAGGGGAGAAGTGGTGTTAAATACGACGGATGCCAATCTGACTGATCCCGCCGTGTTAACTAAACTGGAACAGGAATGGTCGGCTAAGCTCACATCTTTGGCTCATGATGCTCTAGACATGTCGCAGAAGGAGCTGCGCTCCGATTTTTTCAAATTCGCAGTTGAATTCCGCAGATATTATCCGCATCAATGGAAAGCGCAGGAGAAGAACTGGGAGACCATCTATCCTGATATGGACGTGCAAGTCAACGTAGATGCACATGTAGAACGTACCGGAAAATCAACAGGACCACAGGGGATACCTGATGAGGACGAAAGTTGA
- a CDS encoding glycosyl hydrolase family 18 protein — protein sequence MNSVAFGWSRIDREGQFTLQGDEYRLPAAAGDITPQSIVADAADQQIQPQLMVYALDGNGELTKVLSDKSLRQKSIEGITAAVTEHGFGGVVLDFEGLGFKLDAVEQQKLLNAYVKQLKSSLPQDTALSLAVPPLNSAYKGYDYKTLASIADDLIIMAYQYNPVGTKSQVPEPNSLVDQAIQLAIQAGVPKNKLLLGISLSSETPSSVDDKLGLAKRYDLKGAAFWRLGLFRSYNTKMEDAVNASVIKE from the coding sequence ATGAATTCCGTAGCCTTTGGCTGGAGCCGCATTGATCGTGAAGGTCAGTTTACGCTCCAAGGAGATGAGTACCGCCTCCCTGCTGCTGCGGGTGATATTACACCGCAGTCCATCGTTGCTGACGCAGCAGATCAACAGATCCAACCACAGCTCATGGTGTATGCCTTGGATGGAAACGGAGAACTGACCAAAGTTCTGAGCGACAAGAGCCTGCGGCAGAAATCGATTGAAGGTATAACTGCTGCTGTCACAGAGCATGGTTTTGGCGGAGTTGTTCTGGATTTTGAAGGACTGGGCTTTAAACTGGATGCGGTAGAACAACAGAAGCTGCTCAATGCTTACGTGAAACAACTAAAGAGTTCCTTGCCCCAGGACACAGCTTTATCTCTGGCGGTACCACCGCTAAATAGTGCTTATAAAGGTTATGATTACAAAACACTTGCCTCTATTGCAGATGATCTTATTATTATGGCCTATCAGTATAATCCGGTTGGCACCAAATCTCAGGTACCTGAGCCAAATAGTCTTGTGGATCAAGCGATTCAATTAGCCATACAGGCCGGTGTCCCAAAGAACAAGCTTCTGCTTGGTATCAGTTTAAGCAGTGAAACACCTTCCTCTGTTGATGATAAGCTGGGTCTCGCCAAACGTTATGACCTCAAAGGAGCCGCATTCTGGCGTCTGGGTCTGTTCCGTTCCTACAATACAAAGATGGAAGATGCCGTGAACGCTTCTGTGATCAAAGAATAG
- a CDS encoding GAF domain-containing sensor histidine kinase yields MLKTEFIDVLSLVSHKLYDSAANVMDTASRLIPANTFCIAQLDHLSTKVLNVYNRDKLILGEGLVVDNAESYCALVTEHSQGPLVINNNLTHPLTRHMDATEFVGGCSFVGVPIHNENGEIYGSLCSFDQDFYSYQQKDVDLLLSLSSFFTSLLEMETTLQQLKQAEETAAKALEEKKNLLAVLSHEIRTPMNGVLAMANLLQSTRLSEDQSLYVNVIESSGASLLSMMDQILDYSKAEAGAISLEIKPYSVSDTVEHVLQLFSSEAQKKGIRLYAEYNINDHLMLMGDQHKVRQILINLVGNALKFTEKGEVCISTEVSADTKGTLHASYEIKDTGIGIPQDRQDLLFKSYSQIHGNSGKYGGAGLGLSICKQLAELMGGIVWLKESSPMGSRFVFNISSASPNVHTNI; encoded by the coding sequence ATGTTAAAAACAGAATTCATTGATGTACTATCCCTTGTCTCACATAAATTATATGATTCGGCTGCTAATGTCATGGACACGGCAAGCAGGTTAATTCCTGCAAATACGTTTTGTATTGCCCAGTTGGATCATCTATCCACCAAAGTTCTGAACGTATATAATCGTGACAAACTAATTCTGGGTGAGGGGCTGGTCGTTGATAACGCCGAGTCATACTGTGCACTTGTGACTGAACATTCCCAAGGCCCGTTAGTAATCAATAATAATCTAACACATCCATTAACCAGACATATGGACGCAACCGAATTCGTAGGTGGGTGTTCATTTGTTGGTGTGCCTATACATAATGAGAACGGAGAAATCTACGGCTCCCTTTGCTCATTTGATCAGGATTTCTATTCCTATCAACAAAAGGACGTGGATCTGCTTCTCTCCTTGTCTTCCTTTTTCACGAGTCTTCTTGAGATGGAAACAACTCTGCAACAGTTAAAACAGGCGGAAGAGACCGCTGCAAAAGCGCTTGAAGAAAAGAAAAATTTGCTGGCCGTTCTCAGCCATGAAATCCGGACGCCAATGAATGGTGTTCTTGCAATGGCCAATCTGTTGCAATCGACCAGGCTGAGTGAGGATCAATCGTTATATGTTAATGTCATTGAGTCAAGTGGCGCCAGCCTTCTGTCGATGATGGATCAAATTCTGGACTACTCCAAAGCAGAAGCTGGTGCGATCTCTCTGGAGATCAAGCCCTATAGTGTCTCTGACACAGTTGAACATGTATTACAATTATTCTCTTCTGAAGCACAGAAAAAAGGAATTAGGTTGTACGCAGAATATAATATTAATGATCATCTGATGCTTATGGGCGATCAGCACAAAGTTCGTCAGATTTTAATCAATCTCGTTGGAAATGCGCTTAAGTTTACGGAGAAAGGTGAAGTATGCATCTCTACCGAGGTATCTGCTGATACAAAAGGTACTCTCCATGCATCCTACGAAATAAAGGATACGGGCATCGGCATCCCGCAGGATCGTCAGGATCTATTGTTCAAATCCTATTCCCAGATTCATGGTAATTCAGGAAAGTATGGCGGTGCAGGGCTGGGCCTGTCCATCTGTAAACAACTCGCTGAATTAATGGGTGGCATTGTATGGCTTAAAGAGTCCAGTCCTATGGGCAGTCGGTTTGTCTTTAATATTTCCAGCGCTTCACCCAACGTCCATACGAATATCTGA
- a CDS encoding esterase/lipase family protein, whose translation MSMILALSITGIGSSSKASAATARTPIVLVHGLTGSDSNFTAIESYLRSQGWTRDELFAIDLPSKQGNQLLNSAAISRFVDDVLRQTGHTKVNIIAHSMGGANSLYYILNRGGASKVDKLITLGGANRLTTTTAPSGIKVTSIYSTSDTIVSPVLSRLNGANNVSVSLVSHIGLLFNSRVNALIKTALNE comes from the coding sequence ATGAGTATGATCCTTGCCTTATCAATAACTGGAATAGGATCGAGTTCAAAGGCTTCTGCAGCTACGGCACGTACACCCATTGTATTGGTACATGGATTGACCGGTTCAGATAGCAATTTTACAGCAATTGAGAGTTATTTGCGTAGCCAAGGGTGGACAAGAGACGAATTATTCGCGATTGACCTTCCTAGCAAACAAGGAAACCAGCTGTTGAACTCCGCAGCAATTAGTCGATTCGTAGATGATGTTCTACGCCAAACGGGTCATACAAAAGTCAATATTATAGCTCATAGCATGGGTGGAGCTAATAGTCTCTATTACATACTTAACCGTGGAGGCGCTTCCAAAGTGGATAAGTTGATTACCCTTGGCGGGGCTAATCGATTGACCACAACGACAGCTCCGAGTGGAATAAAGGTGACTTCGATCTATTCCACCAGTGACACGATTGTGTCCCCGGTACTTTCCCGTTTGAACGGGGCGAACAACGTTTCGGTTTCCCTCGTATCCCATATCGGTCTGCTGTTTAACTCGCGGGTGAATGCCCTGATCAAAACTGCGTTGAATGAGTAG
- a CDS encoding helix-turn-helix domain-containing protein, with amino-acid sequence MQPQPNDRIKVHPGFWAGLHQLGIGADDIARTAQLSLETINKPVVTQSQYFAIWQAYSDLNGDTAEGIIKLATGYEISKYPPPVLAMYHARDYRDALNRMVRYKQMCPPESLQITEAGEECIIELGWLHKEQQGPPLLVGITLAFLIELGRRGTGQPLIAKRAEFSQPMGDVATLEDYFGCRVDANSNYNRLTLERKDLSLPFLSYNEELLEILTPALDRSLDEQESNRSITEVVKWIMKRSLTGKRPDIQTVAKELRMSDRTLQRRLTEENTNFKQLLTEARREQARAYLADPSLDIKEVAFLVGYEDQNSFYRAFKTWEGDTPSNWRVRQ; translated from the coding sequence ATGCAACCTCAACCGAATGATCGGATTAAAGTTCATCCAGGCTTTTGGGCTGGATTACATCAATTAGGGATTGGTGCTGATGACATCGCTCGTACAGCACAACTATCTCTTGAGACAATAAATAAACCTGTAGTGACCCAATCTCAATACTTCGCAATCTGGCAGGCCTACTCTGATCTCAATGGGGACACCGCCGAGGGCATCATCAAACTTGCAACCGGATATGAAATATCGAAGTATCCTCCACCTGTTCTGGCGATGTACCATGCTCGTGATTATCGTGATGCGTTGAATCGCATGGTGCGTTACAAGCAAATGTGTCCTCCCGAGAGTTTGCAGATTACCGAAGCAGGGGAGGAATGTATCATTGAACTAGGATGGTTACATAAGGAGCAACAAGGTCCGCCATTACTGGTCGGTATTACGCTGGCATTTCTGATCGAACTTGGACGGAGGGGCACAGGACAGCCTTTGATTGCAAAACGGGCTGAGTTCTCCCAACCGATGGGTGACGTAGCCACCCTTGAGGATTACTTCGGCTGCCGAGTCGATGCGAATTCCAACTATAATCGGCTGACGCTGGAACGGAAAGATCTGAGTCTTCCCTTTCTATCGTATAACGAGGAGTTACTTGAGATTCTGACCCCGGCTCTGGATCGGTCGCTGGACGAACAAGAGAGCAATCGTTCCATTACTGAAGTAGTCAAATGGATTATGAAACGCAGCCTCACAGGAAAGCGCCCTGACATCCAGACGGTCGCCAAAGAGCTTCGCATGAGCGATCGTACCTTGCAACGGCGACTGACGGAGGAGAACACAAACTTCAAGCAATTATTAACCGAGGCCAGACGTGAGCAGGCCCGAGCGTACCTTGCAGATCCTTCGCTCGATATCAAAGAAGTGGCATTTCTGGTTGGATATGAAGACCAGAATTCGTTCTATCGTGCTTTCAAGACCTGGGAAGGGGATACACCTTCAAATTGGCGTGTAAGGCAATAA
- a CDS encoding SDR family NAD(P)-dependent oxidoreductase, with protein MDMGLKEKTALVTGSTKGIGKAIAIELAREGVHVLINGRNDEEVEQTVREIKSTFPETSPQKATADLVDLAQRQALFEKFPEVDILINNMGIYEIMSYEDINDEVWEKYFRTNVLAANGLSQFYLPKMVKNNDGRIIFIASEEALMPSGQMPQYCMTKSMLLSLSKSLSKLTAGTEVTINTILPGPTLSENVQEIIEGIYPNEALTFEEKEKDFMKSNLPQSELQRFIKPSEIGRLATFVCSPYASAFRGSPIRMDGGMVPTIF; from the coding sequence ATGGATATGGGACTAAAAGAGAAAACAGCCTTAGTTACAGGATCAACAAAAGGGATCGGTAAAGCGATTGCTATAGAACTCGCTCGAGAAGGTGTTCATGTTCTGATTAATGGACGTAATGATGAAGAGGTGGAACAAACCGTTCGTGAAATCAAGTCCACTTTTCCGGAGACCTCTCCGCAAAAGGCTACGGCTGATCTTGTGGATCTGGCGCAACGCCAAGCTTTATTTGAGAAATTTCCTGAAGTTGATATATTAATCAATAACATGGGGATATATGAAATCATGAGTTATGAAGACATAAATGATGAAGTGTGGGAGAAATATTTCCGTACTAATGTACTTGCTGCCAATGGCTTGTCTCAATTTTATTTACCTAAAATGGTGAAGAACAATGACGGACGTATTATTTTCATTGCAAGTGAAGAAGCCCTTATGCCTTCAGGCCAGATGCCTCAGTATTGCATGACCAAGTCAATGCTGCTGTCATTATCCAAAAGTTTGTCCAAGCTGACAGCAGGAACCGAGGTTACGATCAATACGATCCTGCCAGGTCCAACACTGTCCGAAAACGTACAAGAAATCATTGAGGGCATATACCCTAATGAGGCACTGACTTTTGAGGAAAAAGAGAAAGACTTTATGAAGAGTAATCTGCCACAGTCCGAATTACAGCGATTCATCAAGCCAAGTGAAATAGGCAGACTCGCTACATTTGTATGCAGCCCATATGCTTCAGCCTTCAGAGGCTCTCCCATCCGGATGGACGGGGGTATGGTTCCCACCATATTTTAA